The Xanthomonas sp. CFBP 8443 genome has a window encoding:
- a CDS encoding tetratricopeptide repeat-containing sulfotransferase family protein — translation MTSPQDAAIPSVPALLAALEAGQPLQLEQGARRYLQHAPDDALASSLLAMSLQMQGQPAQAAALYRALAERQPQDVAHWNNLGTALREARRFAEARQAYAQARALAPEDPMLHHNLGLLAMDQGDYGAARGHLLDAHALAPQSPPLRVHAAMACHECGDVQRVAALIADWRQWPAQDAQIMLELAWLLSQAGDTDSACQMLRTCAAGAMPQPERAWSRLVLVLERANRLDEARQAAAQLPAPERIEDMDARHDALNALAVLAMRDGRWDAAYRLLTGLLGAATDTRKQSNLFFAMARVCDRLGRHDEALAACAQGHAGQVDGIASLVPELLAADAPPLPAARRRWDPARYAAARPVAGPVREASPIFVVGFPRSGTTLLEQMLDAHPQLCAMDERPFLQALAERGERRGLAWPGGLGELDDTDCAALRADYWQAVRGVVDLRPGQRLVDKNPLNLLRLPLIRRLFPEAQVILALRHPCDVLLSCYMQAFRSPAFAVLCSSAQRLAQGYADAMACWLYHAELLQPHALEIRYEDLVADPQAQVARLGGFLHLDQPARLLDFQRHARAKGFISTPSYAQVVEGINRKGLDRWRPYRGFFEPVLPLLQPYLQRWDYRVD, via the coding sequence ATGACTTCACCGCAAGACGCCGCGATCCCGTCGGTTCCCGCATTGCTGGCGGCACTGGAGGCCGGGCAGCCGCTGCAATTAGAGCAAGGCGCGCGCCGCTACCTGCAACATGCGCCCGACGACGCCCTGGCCAGCAGCCTGCTGGCGATGAGCTTGCAGATGCAGGGCCAGCCGGCGCAGGCGGCCGCGCTGTATCGCGCGCTGGCCGAGCGCCAGCCGCAGGACGTGGCGCACTGGAACAACCTGGGCACGGCCTTGCGCGAGGCGCGGCGTTTCGCCGAGGCACGGCAGGCGTATGCGCAGGCGCGCGCGCTGGCGCCGGAGGATCCGATGCTGCACCACAACCTCGGCCTGCTGGCGATGGACCAGGGCGACTACGGCGCGGCGCGCGGGCATCTGCTGGATGCGCACGCGCTGGCGCCGCAGTCGCCGCCCTTGCGCGTGCACGCCGCGATGGCCTGCCACGAATGCGGCGACGTCCAACGCGTGGCGGCGCTGATCGCGGACTGGCGGCAATGGCCCGCGCAGGACGCGCAGATCATGCTGGAGCTGGCGTGGCTGCTGTCGCAGGCCGGCGATACCGACAGCGCATGCCAGATGCTGCGCACGTGCGCGGCCGGCGCGATGCCGCAGCCCGAGCGCGCCTGGTCGCGCCTGGTGCTGGTGCTGGAACGCGCCAACCGCCTCGATGAAGCGCGCCAGGCGGCGGCGCAACTGCCGGCGCCGGAACGGATCGAGGACATGGACGCGCGCCACGATGCGCTCAATGCGCTGGCGGTACTGGCGATGCGCGACGGACGCTGGGACGCCGCGTACCGACTGCTGACCGGCTTGCTCGGCGCGGCCACCGACACGCGCAAGCAGAGCAACCTGTTCTTCGCGATGGCCCGCGTCTGCGACCGCCTGGGGCGCCACGACGAGGCGCTGGCGGCATGCGCGCAGGGCCATGCCGGGCAGGTCGACGGCATCGCCTCGCTGGTGCCCGAGCTGCTCGCGGCGGACGCGCCGCCGCTGCCCGCCGCGCGGCGCCGCTGGGATCCGGCGCGCTACGCCGCGGCGCGACCGGTGGCCGGCCCGGTGCGCGAGGCGTCGCCGATCTTCGTGGTCGGTTTCCCGCGTTCCGGCACCACCCTGCTGGAACAGATGCTCGATGCGCATCCGCAGTTGTGCGCGATGGACGAGCGGCCGTTCCTGCAAGCGCTGGCCGAGCGCGGCGAACGCCGCGGCCTGGCCTGGCCCGGCGGCCTGGGCGAACTGGACGACACCGACTGCGCCGCGTTGCGCGCCGACTACTGGCAAGCGGTGCGCGGCGTGGTGGACCTGCGGCCCGGGCAACGCCTGGTCGACAAGAATCCGCTGAACCTGCTGCGCCTGCCGCTGATCCGGCGGCTGTTTCCCGAGGCGCAGGTGATCCTGGCGCTGCGCCACCCCTGCGACGTGCTGTTGAGCTGCTACATGCAGGCGTTCCGGTCGCCGGCCTTCGCCGTGCTGTGTTCCAGCGCGCAGCGCCTGGCGCAGGGTTATGCCGATGCGATGGCGTGCTGGCTCTACCACGCCGAGCTGCTGCAGCCGCACGCGCTGGAAATCCGCTACGAAGACCTGGTCGCCGATCCGCAGGCGCAGGTCGCGCGGCTGGGCGGCTTTCTGCACCTCGACCAGCCGGCGCGGCTGCTGGATTTCCAGCGCCACGCACGCGCCAAGGGCTTCATCAGCACGCCCAGCTATGCGCAGGTGGTCGAGGGCATCAACCGCAAGGGCCTGGACCGCTGGCGTCCGTATCGCGGTTTCTTCGAACCGGTGCTGCCGCTGCTGCAGCCCTATCTGCAGCGCTGGGACTATCGCGTCGACTGA